A single region of the Archaeoglobaceae archaeon genome encodes:
- a CDS encoding ATP-dependent DNA ligase, giving the protein MLFKDFAEFCEGIERISSTLELTEKISNFIKKIDHDKDLYNVVLFLMGKVYPAWEERELGVGVGLLYEALENVSGLNKEKIEDLVRELGDLGLVSEKIIKGKQMLTLETEELTVQRVREIFDEISSLIGEGSRKRKILLLTGLYGLASPLEAKYLTRLIMNEMRLGVGEGIVRDAIARAFGLDEELVERAYMVTNDLGRVAVIAKNSGRKGLEEIKIRLHTPVRMMLAQVAESFEDAIAEMGEVAVEWKFDGSRVQIHWGDGELRIYSRRLENVTNALPEIVEEVKKNVKEGVILDGEVIAVKDGKPMPFQHVLRRFRRKHGISKMVEKIPLQFYAFDILYCDGEVIDKPLSERRRILESVISESERIKIAKQTRTTNKEEIEAIFNEAINAGHEGVMLKNPISPYIPGKRGKHWLKLKSVMETLDLVVVGGEWGEGKRSHLISSYELACVDEMTGKLLRVGRVATGFTDEDLEELTELFKQIIVTHEGKIVEFLPKFVFEVAYQEIQKSPKYESGYALRFPRFIRLRDDKDMQEADTLGRVEELYNLQFKKRA; this is encoded by the coding sequence ATGCTATTCAAAGATTTCGCCGAATTTTGTGAAGGCATAGAAAGAATCTCCTCGACCTTGGAATTAACCGAAAAAATCTCAAATTTTATAAAAAAAATAGACCATGACAAAGATCTATACAACGTTGTTCTTTTCCTAATGGGGAAAGTCTATCCGGCTTGGGAAGAACGAGAGTTAGGAGTTGGTGTTGGACTTCTTTACGAAGCTCTTGAGAACGTGAGTGGATTAAATAAGGAGAAGATAGAAGACCTGGTAAGAGAGCTTGGAGATCTTGGGTTGGTGAGTGAGAAAATAATTAAAGGTAAACAGATGCTGACCCTTGAAACAGAAGAACTGACAGTTCAAAGAGTGAGGGAAATATTCGACGAAATTTCCTCTCTGATAGGAGAAGGGAGTAGAAAAAGGAAAATTTTGCTTCTAACAGGCTTATACGGACTGGCATCACCACTGGAGGCTAAATATCTGACAAGGCTGATTATGAACGAGATGCGCCTTGGCGTTGGAGAGGGCATCGTTCGAGATGCAATAGCCAGAGCATTTGGCTTGGATGAAGAACTCGTAGAGAGAGCCTACATGGTTACCAATGACCTTGGAAGAGTTGCTGTTATTGCTAAAAACAGCGGAAGGAAGGGGCTTGAGGAGATAAAGATCAGGCTTCACACTCCTGTAAGAATGATGCTCGCTCAGGTTGCGGAGAGCTTTGAAGATGCTATAGCAGAGATGGGGGAAGTTGCAGTAGAGTGGAAATTCGATGGAAGCAGAGTTCAGATCCACTGGGGAGATGGAGAGCTAAGGATTTACTCTCGAAGGCTTGAAAACGTTACAAACGCGTTGCCCGAGATTGTAGAAGAAGTAAAAAAGAACGTGAAAGAAGGGGTTATACTCGATGGCGAAGTAATAGCGGTTAAAGATGGAAAACCCATGCCATTCCAACATGTGCTGAGAAGGTTCAGAAGAAAACATGGGATTTCGAAAATGGTTGAGAAAATTCCCCTGCAGTTCTACGCCTTCGACATTCTTTATTGCGATGGAGAAGTTATAGACAAACCACTCTCAGAAAGGCGGAGAATTCTTGAATCTGTGATTTCCGAGTCAGAAAGAATAAAGATTGCAAAGCAGACAAGAACAACGAACAAAGAGGAAATCGAGGCGATTTTCAACGAGGCGATAAATGCTGGACATGAGGGGGTTATGCTAAAAAATCCAATTTCACCCTATATACCCGGAAAGAGAGGTAAACACTGGCTAAAGCTTAAATCCGTAATGGAAACACTCGATCTCGTTGTTGTTGGCGGTGAGTGGGGAGAAGGTAAAAGAAGCCACCTGATAAGCTCCTACGAGCTTGCATGTGTTGATGAAATGACAGGAAAACTGCTCAGAGTTGGCAGAGTAGCAACTGGCTTTACCGACGAGGATCTTGAAGAACTTACAGAGCTTTTCAAGCAGATAATAGTAACGCATGAAGGTAAAATTGTTGAGTTTCTGCCAAAGTTCGTGTTTGAGGTCGCATATCAGGAGATACAGAAAAGCCCGAAGTATGAGAGCGGATACGCTTTGCGTTTTCCGAGGTTTATAAGGCTGAGAGATGACAAAGACATGCAAGAGGCAGACACATTGGGGAGAGTTGAGGAACTGTATAATCTTCAGTTCAAGAAAAGAGCTTAA
- the cobA gene encoding uroporphyrinogen-III C-methyltransferase — protein MAGKVYLVGAGPGSKDLLTLRALEVIKQADVILYDDLIGEVAEILQETKAELISVGKRRGAHKFEQEEINKMLLEYAKAGKTVVRLKGGDPFVFGRGGEEAEFLKKNGVAFEYVPGISSAIAVPGKVGIPLTHRNYDPAVVFITGQESRERLNWKALAQLNATIVVLMGLSNIEKICSALIENGKDPETPVAVIEKGFSPDERVIVGKLKDIAEKVKSLGVSPPAVIVIGGVVELRDP, from the coding sequence GTGGCTGGTAAGGTTTACCTTGTCGGTGCTGGGCCTGGAAGTAAAGATCTGCTAACCTTGAGAGCTCTTGAAGTAATAAAGCAAGCGGATGTGATCTTATACGATGATCTCATTGGAGAAGTTGCTGAAATTCTGCAAGAAACCAAAGCAGAGCTAATAAGCGTTGGAAAAAGAAGAGGAGCCCATAAATTTGAGCAAGAGGAAATAAACAAAATGCTTCTCGAATACGCCAAAGCGGGTAAAACTGTTGTTCGACTTAAAGGCGGAGATCCATTCGTCTTCGGTAGGGGCGGAGAAGAGGCGGAATTTTTGAAAAAGAATGGTGTTGCTTTTGAATACGTCCCGGGAATAAGCTCCGCTATTGCTGTCCCGGGAAAAGTCGGGATTCCGCTGACTCACAGAAATTACGATCCTGCAGTCGTTTTTATTACGGGTCAGGAGAGCAGAGAAAGGCTAAACTGGAAGGCATTGGCCCAGCTGAATGCAACTATTGTAGTCTTAATGGGACTTTCGAATATTGAAAAGATCTGCAGTGCTCTAATTGAGAACGGAAAGGATCCAGAAACTCCTGTTGCGGTCATAGAAAAAGGTTTTTCGCCTGATGAGAGGGTGATTGTTGGCAAGCTTAAGGACATCGCTGAAAAAGTTAAATCGCTCGGCGTTTCACCACCAGCAGTTATCGTGATCGGAGGTGTTGTTGAGCTTCGAGATCCTTAG
- a CDS encoding thiamine pyrophosphate-binding protein → MDVAKAIANALCDLGVRRVYGIIGTSLIDFIDALYDFKQIRYISCRHEQVSASMADAEGRLTGFPGVAVAHASPGTLNSAISVANAYKDGSPMVLIAGSVSRALKGKNSMLEANQFEVMKPITVGCFRIEDPSKAIETIEKAFSTALSECGPVYVEVPEDLWSESCSYATPVMRVSRRKASEEEIQKAVEIIKKSSRPLIVAGYGLNSPEGSKALLELVEKTGIPVITTGNGRGAISEEHELCFGRVGFGGGSLHADRALKNSDCVICLGCQLSDITTYSYRMMPKGDIIAVTLDREAGNKLNYSLISYSDAIDFAKRLAKKLDYRVDKSWIEEINGWKKTWDAFLDQLCEMRYEGFANPNLFFKKLNEKLEKAVVCAGQGMHVLYAQNYLKAKFPRSYLAATNHGAMGFGLPAAMTARLLGYESIAVLGDGEFMMTIQDLETVVREKIAVKVVVVNDNSYRVLYFRQKFQKEGRIYGTLHSNPDFAKLAEIFGAGGIRVEKDSEIDEGIKAMLESDKPFVLDLVISPDSFAPLNTEALND, encoded by the coding sequence ATGGATGTCGCAAAGGCAATTGCAAATGCTCTCTGCGACCTTGGTGTTCGTAGAGTTTACGGGATAATTGGAACGTCTCTGATTGACTTCATCGATGCACTTTATGATTTTAAGCAGATCAGATATATCTCCTGCAGACACGAACAAGTCTCTGCATCAATGGCAGATGCTGAAGGGCGACTTACTGGTTTTCCTGGGGTTGCAGTTGCCCATGCGTCCCCCGGGACCCTTAATTCAGCAATAAGCGTTGCAAACGCATACAAAGATGGTTCTCCAATGGTTTTAATCGCTGGCAGTGTTAGCAGAGCGCTGAAAGGAAAGAATTCGATGCTCGAAGCTAATCAGTTCGAAGTAATGAAGCCTATCACAGTAGGCTGTTTCAGGATCGAAGATCCAAGCAAAGCTATTGAAACGATTGAAAAAGCCTTTTCAACTGCTCTTAGCGAATGTGGTCCCGTTTACGTTGAAGTTCCAGAGGATCTGTGGAGTGAAAGCTGTTCCTATGCTACGCCCGTAATGAGGGTTTCGAGAAGAAAGGCAAGCGAGGAAGAAATCCAAAAGGCGGTTGAGATCATAAAGAAGTCCTCGAGACCACTGATCGTTGCTGGCTACGGATTAAACAGCCCCGAGGGCAGCAAAGCTTTGCTTGAGCTTGTTGAAAAAACTGGAATTCCAGTTATCACAACTGGCAACGGCAGAGGAGCAATAAGCGAAGAACATGAGCTTTGCTTTGGAAGAGTTGGATTCGGTGGTGGAAGTTTGCATGCGGACAGAGCTTTGAAGAACTCTGATTGCGTTATCTGCCTTGGATGCCAGCTTTCAGACATCACAACTTATAGCTACAGAATGATGCCTAAAGGAGACATTATTGCAGTAACGCTTGACAGAGAGGCTGGCAATAAGCTTAATTATTCTCTGATAAGCTACAGCGATGCGATCGATTTTGCTAAGAGACTTGCTAAAAAGTTAGATTATAGGGTAGATAAAAGCTGGATAGAAGAAATTAATGGCTGGAAAAAAACATGGGACGCTTTTTTAGATCAACTATGTGAAATGCGGTATGAGGGGTTTGCAAATCCGAATCTTTTCTTCAAGAAATTGAATGAAAAACTCGAAAAAGCAGTTGTTTGTGCTGGGCAGGGTATGCATGTGCTATACGCTCAGAATTATCTTAAGGCAAAATTCCCGAGAAGCTATCTCGCTGCAACAAATCATGGCGCCATGGGATTTGGATTGCCAGCGGCGATGACAGCAAGACTGCTGGGTTATGAGTCCATCGCTGTTTTGGGCGACGGAGAGTTTATGATGACGATCCAAGACCTTGAAACTGTGGTTAGAGAAAAAATTGCGGTTAAGGTTGTTGTTGTAAACGATAACAGCTACAGAGTGCTTTACTTCAGGCAAAAATTCCAGAAAGAAGGAAGAATTTATGGAACGCTACATAGCAATCCTGACTTTGCTAAATTAGCAGAGATTTTCGGGGCAGGGGGGATTAGGGTAGAGAAAGACAGTGAAATCGATGAGGGAATAAAAGCGATGCTCGAAAGCGACAAGCCATTTGTGCTTGATCTCGTTATAAGCCCAGATTCTTTTGCCCCTTTAAACACCGAAGCGCTCAATGACTGA
- a CDS encoding SCP2 sterol-binding domain-containing protein: MVSVSYPEEGFANIVGQLIEQKLKENPKKAEIAKKLRGTIFLEIRDMGVSATVEFLNDAIKVTDEKPQKDFALISVSDYETLTLLSTSGLLKQLRLMLSGKLKIKKIGLARKFGALIS, translated from the coding sequence ATGGTCTCAGTCAGTTATCCGGAAGAGGGGTTTGCGAACATAGTTGGTCAATTAATAGAACAAAAACTAAAGGAGAATCCAAAAAAAGCTGAAATCGCCAAAAAGTTGCGTGGAACGATATTTTTAGAGATTAGAGATATGGGAGTTAGTGCAACGGTTGAATTTTTGAACGATGCTATCAAGGTTACAGATGAAAAACCGCAAAAAGATTTTGCTTTGATCTCGGTATCGGATTACGAAACTTTAACACTCCTCTCAACTTCGGGTTTGTTAAAACAGCTCAGATTGATGCTTTCTGGAAAGCTAAAAATCAAAAAAATCGGTCTTGCAAGAAAGTTTGGTGCTCTGATAAGCTGA
- a CDS encoding PIN domain-containing protein, giving the protein MEADRIWSDRVIFDTNALIYAVQNKLDFSNFKLIVPTTVLNELKKLEKKLSGEERTAVRIALKLIEKAEIVESAQGDEGILEVAKKLGCGIITNDKELRRKAEKLGLAVGYIKLGKIVF; this is encoded by the coding sequence ATGGAGGCTGATAGGATCTGGAGTGATCGTGTAATCTTTGACACGAACGCCTTGATTTATGCAGTTCAAAATAAACTTGATTTTTCCAATTTTAAGCTCATAGTGCCAACAACGGTTTTGAACGAGCTTAAAAAGCTTGAAAAGAAGCTTTCAGGCGAAGAAAGGACAGCGGTTCGGATAGCTTTGAAGTTAATTGAAAAAGCTGAAATCGTTGAGAGTGCTCAGGGAGATGAGGGGATTCTTGAAGTAGCAAAAAAACTTGGTTGTGGTATCATTACAAACGACAAAGAGCTAAGAAGGAAAGCTGAGAAGTTAGGATTGGCTGTAGGCTATATCAAGCTTGGAAAAATAGTTTTTTGA
- a CDS encoding CDP-alcohol phosphatidyltransferase family protein, whose product MLSKFKPKVTEKLAPVGEFIGKRLTPNQLTFIGLILGLFAFISIFYGIIILGAIFVLLSGVFDLLDGLVARTQRMATNFGGFLDSVFDRYVDVLIFIALGLYGIDWLIVAIAMSGALLVSYTRARAEKFLDKCDVGIAERGERMIILFIAMVSGYIYWGILVIAVLSHLTAVQRIIYTYQRSKLSH is encoded by the coding sequence ATGCTCAGCAAATTCAAGCCGAAAGTCACAGAAAAACTCGCTCCCGTTGGCGAATTCATTGGAAAAAGGCTAACACCAAATCAGCTAACTTTCATTGGCCTAATTCTCGGTCTTTTTGCATTCATATCGATATTTTATGGTATTATAATTCTCGGAGCGATCTTTGTTCTTCTCAGCGGAGTTTTCGATCTGCTTGATGGGCTTGTCGCAAGAACTCAGAGAATGGCAACTAATTTTGGCGGTTTCCTTGACTCGGTATTTGACAGATACGTCGATGTGCTGATCTTCATAGCTCTCGGCTTATACGGCATCGATTGGCTGATCGTTGCCATTGCGATGAGCGGTGCACTGCTTGTCAGCTACACGAGAGCGAGGGCGGAGAAGTTTCTGGATAAATGCGATGTCGGCATCGCTGAAAGAGGGGAGAGAATGATCATTCTATTCATTGCAATGGTTTCTGGCTACATATACTGGGGTATTTTAGTCATCGCAGTGCTAAGCCACCTTACAGCGGTGCAAAGGATTATTTACACCTATCAGAGATCAAAGCTCAGTCATTGA
- the hemL gene encoding glutamate-1-semialdehyde 2,1-aminomutase: protein MQLKKSRELYEEAIKLMPGGVSSPVRAFKPHPFYVYEAKGSKLIDVDGNEFIDYCLAYGALILGHANAEVKEALKEQLDKGWLYGTPIELEVRYAKLIKKFYPSIEMLRFVNTGSEATMSALRLARGFSGKEKIVKIEGSFHGSHEAVLVKAGSGATTFGVPNSAGVPKDFVKNTLQVPFNDAEKLSEVLEKNKDVACVIMEPVMGNSALIIPEGDYLKEVRKITKENDVLLIFDEIITGFRLAMGGAQECYGIKPDLTTLGKIAGGGFPIGIYGGRREIMEKIAPVGNVYQAGTFSGNPMSLLAGYTTIKILERERVVEKVSEKAKKLCSGIRDLLSDKNANVEIAQIASMFCLYFGKTPRDYSEALKLDKEAYMKFFWKLLENGVFLPPSQFETCFMSLAHSDEDIQRTIEAIGEAL, encoded by the coding sequence ATGCAACTGAAAAAGTCAAGGGAACTATACGAGGAGGCAATTAAACTCATGCCGGGCGGTGTTAGCAGTCCAGTTAGAGCTTTTAAGCCGCATCCGTTCTACGTGTATGAAGCTAAGGGTTCAAAGCTCATCGACGTTGATGGAAACGAGTTTATAGACTACTGCTTAGCCTACGGAGCTTTGATTTTAGGGCATGCAAATGCTGAAGTAAAGGAGGCTTTAAAAGAACAGCTTGATAAGGGCTGGCTTTATGGAACACCCATAGAACTTGAAGTAAGGTATGCAAAGCTCATAAAGAAATTTTACCCCTCAATAGAGATGCTCAGATTTGTTAATACGGGAAGCGAGGCAACGATGTCCGCTTTAAGGCTTGCAAGAGGTTTTAGCGGAAAGGAAAAAATTGTAAAGATCGAGGGCAGCTTTCACGGATCGCATGAAGCTGTTCTTGTTAAAGCGGGTAGCGGAGCGACGACGTTTGGTGTTCCAAACTCTGCAGGGGTTCCAAAAGACTTTGTTAAGAACACTTTGCAAGTGCCATTCAATGATGCTGAAAAGCTCTCTGAAGTGCTTGAAAAGAACAAAGACGTTGCCTGCGTTATAATGGAGCCAGTTATGGGCAACTCTGCTCTAATAATTCCGGAAGGGGATTACTTAAAGGAGGTTAGGAAAATCACAAAGGAAAACGACGTCCTGCTGATCTTTGATGAGATCATAACGGGCTTCAGGCTTGCAATGGGTGGAGCACAGGAATGCTATGGAATAAAGCCTGATTTAACAACGTTGGGCAAAATTGCTGGTGGTGGATTTCCAATCGGGATCTATGGAGGGCGCAGAGAGATCATGGAAAAAATTGCTCCTGTGGGCAACGTTTATCAGGCAGGAACCTTTAGTGGAAATCCCATGAGCTTATTGGCGGGCTATACAACGATTAAAATCCTTGAGAGAGAAAGAGTTGTTGAAAAAGTCTCCGAGAAGGCTAAAAAGCTCTGCAGTGGAATTCGGGATCTGCTGAGCGATAAAAATGCGAATGTGGAAATTGCACAGATCGCATCGATGTTCTGTCTATACTTTGGAAAAACTCCAAGGGATTACAGTGAAGCTCTAAAGCTTGACAAAGAAGCATATATGAAGTTCTTCTGGAAATTGCTTGAAAATGGAGTCTTTTTGCCACCCTCACAGTTTGAAACATGCTTTATGAGCCTTGCACACAGCGATGAAGATATACAAAGAACAATCGAGGCAATTGGCGAAGCACTATGA
- a CDS encoding glutaminyl-peptide cyclotransferase, producing MRKLRALLVLLLIALALAILVSSILQSESPRLYSYRVVKIYPHDPNAFTRGLVYEDGYLYESTGLYGFSTLRKVELETGKVVQLRELPPNCFGEGIAIIGDRIIQLTWREHGAFIYDKNTFEVIGEFSYSTEGWGLTFDGQRLIMSDGSASLYFLDPKTFQIVAKVEVHDEKPVSRLNELEFVEGLIYANVWMEDRIAIIEPETGKVIGWIDLSGIYKDKRDINDVLNGIAYDAESKRLFVTGKRWSKLFEIELVPLGQK from the coding sequence ATGAGAAAGCTTCGAGCATTATTGGTTCTCTTGCTAATCGCATTGGCTTTGGCAATTCTTGTTTCATCAATCTTGCAAAGCGAAAGCCCGAGGCTTTATAGCTATCGGGTGGTAAAAATCTACCCCCACGATCCGAATGCCTTCACTCGGGGGCTTGTATATGAGGATGGCTACTTATATGAAAGCACTGGATTATACGGCTTTTCAACGCTACGCAAAGTAGAATTGGAAACTGGAAAGGTAGTTCAACTTCGAGAGCTTCCGCCGAATTGTTTTGGTGAGGGAATAGCGATTATCGGCGACAGAATTATTCAGCTGACTTGGCGAGAACATGGAGCCTTTATTTACGACAAAAACACCTTTGAAGTTATAGGTGAATTCAGCTATTCAACGGAAGGCTGGGGATTGACCTTTGATGGGCAAAGACTGATTATGAGCGATGGATCAGCAAGTCTCTACTTTCTCGATCCGAAAACATTTCAGATCGTCGCAAAGGTTGAAGTTCACGATGAAAAACCAGTTAGCAGGCTTAACGAACTTGAATTCGTCGAAGGCTTAATCTATGCCAACGTCTGGATGGAAGACAGAATAGCAATTATTGAGCCAGAAACGGGAAAAGTAATTGGTTGGATCGATTTGAGTGGGATTTATAAAGATAAGAGGGACATAAACGACGTGCTAAATGGCATAGCTTACGATGCTGAAAGTAAAAGGCTTTTTGTAACTGGAAAGCGATGGTCTAAGCTATTTGAGATTGAGCTCGTTCCTTTAGGACAAAAATAA
- a CDS encoding MazG nucleotide pyrophosphohydrolase domain-containing protein, producing the protein MELLELMDAIKKRYYDIDKKSSPLFLLSVLFEEVGELAEAVRKNKSEDIEEELCDVLFMVLSLANYYDFKLESRLVEKYLKGDPSTRWDLER; encoded by the coding sequence ATGGAGCTCTTAGAGTTAATGGATGCCATAAAAAAGAGATATTACGACATCGACAAAAAAAGCAGTCCACTTTTTCTGCTTTCAGTTCTTTTTGAAGAAGTTGGAGAATTAGCTGAGGCTGTAAGGAAAAATAAATCTGAAGATATTGAAGAAGAGCTATGTGACGTTCTTTTCATGGTTTTAAGCCTTGCTAATTACTATGATTTCAAGCTCGAAAGCAGGCTCGTGGAAAAGTATCTAAAAGGAGACCCGAGCACCCGTTGGGATCTCGAACGATAA
- the hemC gene encoding hydroxymethylbilane synthase, with protein MKLRIGTRGSKLALAQTKIVAEKLEKEGYEVEIRIIKTAGDIMKDRPLHEFKGMGAFVRAIDLALARKEIDLAVHSYKDVPSERVEGTRISAVLKRDSPCDALIANGKKLEELESGAKIGTSSLRRRAQFSRLRNDLVFENLRGNLDTRIRKLKEGVYDAIIVAEAGIQRLGLKVDYQRFPPDLIVPPPNQGIIAIATREGEDELVSFLNDQDTWLCAQVERKIAQELGFGCAVPFGVYSEVLGSKVRVVCEVLSGKYIRIEDKIPKDSALENALEIARRIKSGW; from the coding sequence ATGAAGTTGAGAATTGGGACGAGAGGTAGCAAGCTTGCTCTGGCCCAAACAAAGATCGTGGCTGAAAAATTGGAAAAAGAGGGTTATGAAGTCGAGATCAGGATCATAAAGACCGCAGGAGACATAATGAAGGATCGCCCACTGCACGAGTTCAAGGGCATGGGAGCATTTGTAAGAGCTATAGATCTGGCTCTTGCAAGGAAAGAGATCGATCTGGCAGTGCACAGCTACAAAGATGTGCCAAGCGAGAGAGTTGAAGGCACAAGGATCTCAGCAGTGCTTAAAAGAGATAGCCCATGCGATGCTCTTATTGCAAACGGCAAAAAGTTGGAAGAGCTCGAGAGCGGAGCGAAAATTGGAACTTCAAGCCTAAGAAGGCGGGCTCAATTTTCAAGGCTCAGAAATGACCTTGTTTTTGAGAATCTACGCGGTAATCTTGATACGAGAATAAGAAAGCTTAAAGAAGGGGTTTATGATGCTATAATTGTTGCAGAAGCGGGAATCCAGAGATTGGGCTTGAAAGTCGATTACCAGCGCTTCCCTCCAGATCTTATAGTTCCTCCACCAAATCAGGGAATAATAGCGATCGCCACGCGAGAGGGCGAAGATGAGCTTGTTTCTTTTTTAAACGATCAAGACACATGGCTTTGCGCACAGGTTGAGAGAAAAATTGCCCAAGAACTTGGCTTTGGCTGTGCAGTGCCATTTGGAGTTTACTCAGAAGTTCTTGGTAGCAAAGTTAGAGTGGTTTGCGAAGTTCTCTCTGGAAAATATATAAGAATCGAGGATAAAATTCCAAAAGACTCCGCTTTAGAGAATGCTTTGGAAATAGCGAGGAGGATAAAAAGTGGCTGGTAA
- a CDS encoding H/ACA ribonucleoprotein complex subunit GAR1: protein MTSLIPLGKPEKQTKSGMLLVRIQPTNLPKIGEKVVTRKMEHVGVVHDIIGPIISPYVLIKPNKVVYEDLFVVREYGGSRKSSGKGSRKGSRKKGD from the coding sequence ATGACGAGTTTGATACCTCTCGGAAAACCCGAAAAACAAACGAAATCGGGGATGCTTTTAGTTCGAATTCAACCTACGAATTTGCCAAAGATTGGCGAAAAAGTTGTAACAAGGAAAATGGAGCATGTAGGTGTAGTCCATGATATAATAGGACCGATAATCTCGCCTTATGTGCTGATAAAGCCGAATAAAGTTGTTTATGAGGATCTGTTCGTGGTGAGGGAGTATGGTGGAAGTAGAAAAAGTTCGGGAAAAGGAAGTAGAAAAGGAAGTAGAAAGAAAGGAGATTGA
- a CDS encoding translation initiation factor IF-2 subunit gamma translates to MQEVPLPEINIGLVGHVDHGKTTLVAALSGVWTDRHSEEKKRGISIKLGYADATFRKCPECNEPEAFTTEPICPIHNVETEILRTVSFVDSPGHEMLMATMLSGAAIMDGAVLVIAANEKCPRPQTREHLSALEIIGVKRIVIAQNKIDIVPKERVLESYREIKEFVKGTIAENAPIVPVSAQQKVNIDALIQKIEKTIPTPPRDLKAPPLMQIARSFDVNKPKTKPEEMVGGVVGGSLMRGRLRVGDEVEIRPGVKKDKGWEPIITTVESIMASGRQIEEARPGGLIGVATKLDPFLTKADAMVGNVLGHPNELPPVLKEFTMESQLFKTVVGVEDNLEVDKIKTNEPLMLAIGTAITLGDVKSVREQVVEVSLRRPVCAEQGWRVAISRRVGGRWRLIGSGVIV, encoded by the coding sequence ATGCAAGAAGTTCCACTTCCGGAAATCAACATAGGCCTTGTTGGTCATGTTGATCACGGTAAAACAACCCTTGTAGCGGCACTGAGTGGTGTTTGGACTGACAGACATAGTGAAGAAAAAAAGAGGGGAATTTCAATAAAGCTTGGATATGCAGATGCCACATTTAGAAAATGCCCCGAATGTAATGAACCAGAGGCTTTTACAACTGAACCCATATGCCCGATTCACAATGTGGAGACGGAGATACTGCGAACTGTTAGCTTTGTTGACAGTCCCGGGCATGAGATGTTGATGGCAACGATGCTCAGCGGTGCGGCGATCATGGATGGAGCGGTTCTGGTGATTGCTGCCAACGAAAAGTGTCCAAGGCCACAGACAAGAGAGCATTTATCTGCGCTTGAGATAATTGGAGTAAAGAGAATAGTAATAGCCCAGAATAAGATTGACATTGTCCCAAAGGAGAGAGTTCTTGAGAGTTATCGAGAAATAAAGGAATTTGTTAAGGGGACGATTGCTGAAAATGCTCCAATAGTCCCTGTTTCTGCACAACAAAAAGTCAACATCGATGCTTTAATACAAAAAATTGAAAAAACCATTCCAACCCCTCCAAGGGATCTGAAAGCGCCACCTTTGATGCAGATAGCAAGAAGTTTTGATGTGAACAAACCAAAGACGAAGCCCGAGGAAATGGTTGGTGGGGTTGTTGGTGGAAGTCTCATGAGGGGAAGGTTAAGGGTAGGAGACGAAGTTGAGATTCGACCGGGAGTAAAAAAGGATAAGGGCTGGGAACCAATTATTACGACTGTTGAGAGTATTATGGCATCTGGTAGGCAGATTGAAGAGGCAAGGCCTGGTGGGTTAATTGGCGTAGCGACAAAGCTCGATCCATTTCTTACCAAAGCAGATGCCATGGTTGGTAATGTCCTCGGCCATCCAAATGAGCTACCACCAGTCTTAAAGGAGTTCACGATGGAATCTCAGCTTTTTAAAACAGTTGTAGGTGTTGAAGACAACCTGGAAGTGGATAAAATAAAGACAAATGAACCCCTAATGCTGGCTATAGGCACTGCAATCACTCTTGGGGATGTGAAATCCGTGAGGGAGCAGGTTGTAGAAGTATCTCTGCGAAGACCCGTTTGCGCTGAGCAGGGTTGGAGAGTTGCGATAAGCAGAAGGGTTGGGGGGAGATGGAGGCTGATAGGATCTGGAGTGATCGTGTAA